A window of Kineococcus mangrovi genomic DNA:
GACCGCCCTGCCGGGCGACGTGATCCAGCTTGCCGACGGTGAGTACGAGGGGCAGTTCCGCATCACGAAAGCCGGAACCCGTGACGAACCGATCTGGTTGTGCGGATCCCGGGATGCGGTGCTGCACGGTCAAGACGTCGAGCAGGGGACGGTCCTGCGGTTGGTGGGCGGTTCGCACTGGAACCTCGTCGGGTTCACCGTCCGCACCGCCAAGAAGGGGTTGATGGTCGAAGGTAGCAACGAGTCGCTCATCCAGGGCCTGTCGGTCCACGACATCGGGGACGAGGCGATCCACCTCAAGGGCGCAAGTTCCGGGAACGTCGTCCGGGACAACGACATCAGTGACACCGGGAACCGCAGGGAGCAGTTCGGTGAGGGTGTCTACGTGGGTAGTGCCGAGAGCAACTGGTGCGAGGAGACCGCTTGCGAGCCCGATCGCAGCGATCGCAACATCGTCATGGACAACGTCATCAGCGGTACCACCTCCGAGGCGGTCGACGTCAAGGAAGGAACCTCCGGGGGGGTCGTCGTCGGCAACGTCTTCGACGGTGATTCCCTCACCGGCGACGCCGACTCCTGGGTCGACGTCAAGGGCAACCGCTGGCTCGTCCAGGACAACCGGGGGAACGCATCACCGCGGACCGGGTTCGAGGTCCAGTCAGTCGTCGACGGCTGGGGCGACGGCAACGTGCTCGCCGGCAACTCCGGCGACGTCAACGGTGCGGACCTGGGGATCGACGTTCGCGGCGGCGAAGGCAACGTCGTGACGTGCGACAACGACTTCGAGGGCACCGATGAGGCGAAGTTCAACGTCGAGTGCGTGAGCACCTGAGCGATCTCAGGTCGG
This region includes:
- a CDS encoding right-handed parallel beta-helix repeat-containing protein; its protein translation is MGCRAGYPTGAAAGEGARTHRGLGSPEGTPVMRRGFRGLTTLVMATLVVAGCSSREATPPIPTADDADGYQVRWPAGLQPPGEALDCPDGGEQVATAEELQDGLETALPGDVIQLADGEYEGQFRITKAGTRDEPIWLCGSRDAVLHGQDVEQGTVLRLVGGSHWNLVGFTVRTAKKGLMVEGSNESLIQGLSVHDIGDEAIHLKGASSGNVVRDNDISDTGNRREQFGEGVYVGSAESNWCEETACEPDRSDRNIVMDNVISGTTSEAVDVKEGTSGGVVVGNVFDGDSLTGDADSWVDVKGNRWLVQDNRGNASPRTGFEVQSVVDGWGDGNVLAGNSGDVNGADLGIDVRGGEGNVVTCDNDFEGTDEAKFNVECVST